In Candidatus Sulfurimonas marisnigri, a single genomic region encodes these proteins:
- the prfA gene encoding peptide chain release factor 1: MLADKLNPFINRYNELGEMLSSPDITSDIKRMTQLSKEQSSLLPIVEKAKEYKSVIAQITESKEMLSDPEMIDMAKEELKELEPQLPIIEEEIKLLLLPKDPNDDKNIIVELRAGAGGDEAAIFVGNLFDAYTRYADLKGWKIELLSTSPSDAGGFKEIIALIKGDQVYSRLKYEGGTHRVQRVPATESQGRVHTSAITVAVMPEVDDVEIEINENDLKIDVMRSSGCGGQSVNTTDSAVRITHLPTGLVVTNQDQKSQHKNREKAMKVLKARLYDLEMREAQAKDSATRSVQVGTGDRSGRIRTYNYPQNRISDHRITLTLYRLNEIMSGGLLDEVIDNLITDHQAKIVEAAGL, translated from the coding sequence ATGTTAGCCGATAAACTAAATCCGTTTATCAATCGATATAATGAACTTGGCGAAATGCTAAGTTCACCTGACATAACTTCAGACATCAAAAGAATGACTCAACTCTCCAAAGAACAATCTTCACTTTTACCAATAGTTGAAAAAGCAAAAGAGTACAAATCAGTTATTGCACAAATTACTGAATCTAAAGAGATGTTGAGTGATCCAGAGATGATAGATATGGCGAAAGAAGAGCTTAAAGAGTTAGAACCTCAACTTCCAATTATTGAAGAAGAGATTAAACTTTTGCTTTTACCAAAAGATCCAAATGATGATAAAAATATCATTGTTGAGCTTCGTGCTGGAGCTGGTGGAGATGAAGCTGCTATCTTTGTTGGTAATCTTTTCGATGCTTACACGCGCTATGCAGATCTAAAAGGGTGGAAGATTGAGCTTTTAAGTACATCTCCATCTGATGCTGGCGGATTTAAAGAGATTATAGCACTTATTAAAGGTGATCAGGTTTATAGTAGATTGAAGTATGAAGGTGGAACTCACCGTGTTCAACGTGTTCCTGCAACAGAGTCACAAGGTCGTGTTCACACTTCAGCAATTACAGTCGCTGTTATGCCTGAAGTTGATGACGTTGAGATAGAGATAAATGAGAACGATCTAAAAATCGATGTTATGCGCTCATCTGGATGTGGAGGGCAAAGTGTAAATACAACAGATTCCGCTGTTCGTATAACTCACTTGCCTACTGGTTTAGTTGTTACCAACCAAGACCAAAAATCTCAACACAAAAATAGAGAAAAAGCTATGAAGGTTCTAAAAGCTAGACTTTATGACTTAGAGATGCGAGAAGCACAAGCTAAAGATAGTGCAACAAGGTCTGTTCAAGTTGGAACCGGAGATAGAAGTGGAAGAATTAGAACATATAATTATCCACAAAATCGCATAAGTGATCATAGAATAACGTTAACGCTTTACAGATTGAATGAGATTATGAGTGGTGGACTTCTCGATGAAGTTATTGACAATCTTATAACAGATCATCAAGCTAAAATAGTAGAGGCAGCTGGACTCTAG
- the dapF gene encoding diaminopimelate epimerase — protein MKVAKYSGNGNDFVIFHLDVKKDRSKLAQEICHRQDGIGADGLIVIVPHDEYDFEWQFYNSDGSTAEMCGNGSRACAHYAFYNELAPKNMSFLTEAGVIKAEVDANSANSGMVLSELTQPKILEKDIIFGGKNWWKLDTGVPHMVSFTDNIEEFNILEARELRYKYNANVNIAFVDGNNLRVRTYERGVEDETLACGTGMAACFYRALAEKKISSNIEVYPKSGDTLYLGMNDKTITFKGMVKKVFETDWEI, from the coding sequence ATGAAAGTAGCAAAATATAGTGGAAATGGAAATGACTTTGTTATTTTTCACCTAGATGTTAAAAAGGATAGAAGTAAATTAGCACAAGAGATTTGTCATAGACAAGATGGAATAGGTGCTGATGGTCTGATTGTTATAGTTCCTCACGATGAATATGACTTCGAATGGCAATTTTATAACTCTGATGGAAGTACGGCAGAGATGTGCGGAAATGGAAGTCGTGCCTGTGCTCATTATGCTTTTTACAATGAATTGGCTCCAAAAAATATGAGTTTTTTAACTGAAGCAGGCGTAATAAAGGCTGAGGTTGATGCAAATAGTGCTAATAGTGGAATGGTCCTTAGTGAGCTTACCCAGCCAAAGATTTTAGAAAAAGATATAATATTTGGCGGAAAAAATTGGTGGAAACTAGATACAGGTGTTCCTCATATGGTAAGCTTTACAGACAATATAGAAGAGTTTAACATACTAGAAGCTAGAGAACTAAGATATAAATATAATGCAAATGTAAATATAGCTTTTGTTGATGGAAATAACTTAAGAGTTAGAACGTATGAGCGCGGTGTTGAGGATGAAACTTTAGCGTGTGGGACGGGAATGGCTGCTTGTTTTTATAGGGCACTAGCAGAGAAAAAAATTAGTAGCAACATTGAGGTTTATCCAAAAAGCGGCGATACTCTTTATTTGGGTATGAATGATAAAACTATTACTTTTAAGGGTATGGTTAAGAAGGTCTTTGAAACTGACTGGGAGATTTAG
- the coaE gene encoding dephospho-CoA kinase (Dephospho-CoA kinase (CoaE) performs the final step in coenzyme A biosynthesis.) encodes MAFKYAIALTGGIATGKSTVASLLALNGMRVIDADSISHEILDASSSWVRENFGDEYVNGSKVDRAKLGSLVFSNVDAKKKLEEFLHPKIRAEIELRSIKQDSFKFPYLIDIPLFFENGAYDIKDCVVVYTPSDIQLERFMKRNGYSKDESLRRIASQMPIEEKKKRATWVIDNSKNLKHLQQECEEFVDMIKEKYL; translated from the coding sequence ATGGCATTTAAGTATGCTATTGCCTTAACCGGCGGAATTGCTACAGGTAAAAGTACTGTAGCGTCCCTTTTAGCTCTCAATGGAATGAGAGTTATAGATGCCGATAGTATATCTCATGAGATTTTGGATGCGTCTTCTTCTTGGGTTAGAGAGAACTTTGGTGATGAATATGTTAATGGCTCAAAAGTTGACAGAGCTAAACTTGGAAGTTTGGTTTTTTCAAACGTTGATGCCAAGAAAAAATTAGAAGAGTTTCTTCATCCAAAAATAAGAGCTGAAATAGAATTAAGAAGTATTAAGCAAGATAGTTTTAAATTCCCATATCTTATAGATATTCCTCTCTTTTTTGAAAATGGTGCTTATGATATTAAAGATTGTGTGGTTGTTTACACTCCAAGTGATATTCAACTAGAGAGGTTTATGAAGAGAAATGGTTACTCAAAAGATGAGTCACTCAGACGAATAGCCTCGCAAATGCCTATAGAAGAGAAGAAAAAAAGAGCTACATGGGTTATTGATAACTCTAAAAATTTAAAGCATCTACAACAAGAGTGTGAAGAGTTTGTAGATATGATTAAAGAAAAGTACTTATAG
- a CDS encoding spermidine synthase, whose amino-acid sequence MNEFTYPEMMVHVPLCTSKDPKNVLIISDNAELLSEELERHVEVGSKVISCKLEAISALEDKAYDVVISEMQADAAFISHIDRVLEDDGQFVTIHPTLDETEANKILMKTLGRYFKVIMPYNLGNCSTALLSSKEYHPTADINLHRSDMIDGLSYYNCDVHVASFAMGNYIRKEYLGIVKN is encoded by the coding sequence ATGAATGAATTTACATATCCAGAAATGATGGTTCACGTACCTCTATGTACTAGCAAAGATCCAAAAAATGTTTTAATAATCAGCGATAATGCAGAGTTATTAAGTGAAGAGCTAGAAAGACATGTTGAAGTTGGTTCAAAAGTTATCTCTTGTAAGCTTGAGGCGATCAGTGCTTTAGAGGACAAGGCATATGATGTTGTTATTTCTGAAATGCAAGCAGATGCGGCATTTATCTCACATATCGACCGTGTTTTAGAAGATGATGGGCAGTTTGTTACTATTCATCCAACTTTAGATGAGACTGAAGCAAACAAAATTTTAATGAAAACTTTGGGTAGATATTTTAAAGTGATTATGCCATACAATCTGGGCAACTGCTCTACTGCACTTCTTAGCTCTAAAGAGTATCATCCGACTGCGGATATCAATCTTCATCGTTCTGATATGATTGATGGGTTAAGTTATTATAACTGCGATGTACATGTAGCTTCTTTTGCAATGGGTAACTATATTCGTAAAGAGTATTTAGGTATTGTGAAAAACTAA
- a CDS encoding YgaP family membrane protein, giving the protein MNYNKVKTTCRVVRIVAGIALIVTGVITGNAWFYLGVLPLIAGIVNFCPICIVSKKCDLPNG; this is encoded by the coding sequence ATGAATTATAACAAAGTAAAAACTACATGTAGAGTTGTTCGTATTGTAGCAGGGATAGCATTAATAGTGACAGGTGTAATAACAGGTAACGCATGGTTTTATTTAGGTGTTCTTCCTCTAATTGCTGGTATAGTTAACTTCTGCCCAATATGTATAGTAAGTAAAAAGTGTGACCTACCTAATGGGTAA
- a CDS encoding FCSD flavin-binding domain-containing protein has protein sequence MSISRREILTLSGLAVASTALSASNKTKAKLNTEYKAPIPDTTKPRVVVVGGGWSGLSIAKNTKIFAPDAEVILVEQRHEFTSCPLSNLWLVDKIELEYLTHDYLQAARNYNYTYFQSTAIGLDKENQILETSDGSIKYDYLVMAPGIDYDYSRWTKDLTFENRLRRDYPAGFIPGSEHITLKNKVLNFKGGNFLLTVPAGNYRCLPAPYERACIIADHFKQNNIKGKVILLDENNTITIKEKGFQSAFTELYADYIEYVPSSVINKIDLDNKIVYTEFDEFEFEDASFYPHVRGAKILERMGLAKDAKNMMEGHINPLTYEAIDAKNVFITGDARPMGFSKSGNTSNSEGFIVAANIAQRINKTPVLAWEPPTTTCFSAISTAPEKAIYIYTQYSYDKKTKAFDFAGTISSEDWKKHGEVNANSIYDWATALYHDMFGSKNS, from the coding sequence ATGAGCATCTCAAGAAGAGAGATTTTAACATTATCAGGTTTAGCAGTTGCTTCTACTGCACTTAGTGCTTCCAATAAAACAAAGGCTAAACTAAATACTGAGTATAAAGCACCAATACCTGATACTACTAAACCAAGAGTAGTCGTTGTTGGTGGTGGATGGTCTGGACTCTCAATTGCAAAAAATACAAAAATATTTGCTCCTGATGCAGAGGTAATCCTTGTTGAACAAAGACATGAATTTACATCTTGTCCGCTTAGTAACCTGTGGCTGGTAGATAAAATTGAACTAGAATATTTGACACATGATTATCTGCAAGCCGCTAGAAACTATAACTATACTTATTTCCAATCAACAGCAATTGGTCTAGATAAAGAGAATCAAATCCTTGAAACTAGCGACGGCAGTATCAAATATGACTATTTAGTTATGGCTCCTGGAATTGACTATGATTATTCTCGCTGGACAAAAGATTTAACTTTTGAAAATAGACTAAGACGTGATTATCCTGCAGGATTTATTCCTGGTTCTGAACATATCACATTAAAAAATAAAGTTTTAAACTTCAAAGGCGGCAACTTTTTATTAACAGTGCCAGCTGGTAACTACAGATGTCTTCCTGCTCCCTACGAGAGAGCTTGTATTATAGCTGACCATTTTAAGCAAAACAATATAAAAGGCAAAGTGATTTTACTTGATGAGAACAATACTATCACTATCAAAGAAAAAGGTTTTCAAAGTGCTTTTACTGAGCTATATGCTGACTACATAGAGTATGTACCAAGCTCAGTAATCAATAAAATTGACTTAGATAACAAAATTGTTTACACAGAGTTTGATGAGTTTGAATTTGAAGATGCATCCTTTTATCCTCATGTGAGAGGTGCTAAGATTCTAGAGAGAATGGGGCTAGCAAAAGATGCAAAAAATATGATGGAGGGTCATATTAACCCTCTAACTTATGAAGCTATTGATGCAAAAAATGTATTCATTACTGGTGATGCTCGTCCTATGGGATTCTCAAAGTCAGGTAATACTTCAAACTCTGAAGGGTTCATTGTAGCAGCTAATATCGCACAAAGAATCAATAAAACGCCTGTCCTAGCCTGGGAACCACCAACCACAACTTGCTTCTCTGCTATATCAACAGCACCTGAAAAGGCAATATACATCTATACTCAATACTCTTATGACAAGAAAACTAAAGCTTTTGATTTTGCTGGAACAATAAGTAGTGAAGACTGGAAAAAACACGGTGAAGTTAATGCAAATTCTATTTATGACTGGGCTACTGCTTTGTACCATGATATGTTTGGATCTAAAAACTCCTAA
- the purM gene encoding phosphoribosylformylglycinamidine cyclo-ligase translates to MSQISYKDAGVDIDAGNSFVENIKPLVKSTKIPGVIGGIGSFAGAFELPKGFKEPVMLAATDGVGTKLKLAIDSGIHNTVGIDLVAMCVNDLLCNFGTPSFFLDYYATGKLDVNVATNVVAGIAEGCIRSECALIGGETAEMPGMYSENDYDLAGFAVGVAEKSEMDRVSLVRAGHKLIALPSSGLHSNGFSLARKVLFEKMNLDFNEDFNGKPLIETLLEPTNIYVKTFKALKNEIVAMAHITGGGIVENLPRVLPENLMAEVKKDSIKVLPIFELIGQHVDLDEMYRAFNMGVGMILVVEDKNVNAVLAKAEGSYLIGGIKEGSREAVMI, encoded by the coding sequence ATGAGCCAAATTAGCTACAAAGATGCCGGTGTTGATATAGATGCTGGTAATAGTTTCGTTGAAAACATCAAACCTCTTGTTAAATCAACAAAAATTCCGGGTGTTATAGGTGGTATAGGCTCTTTCGCCGGTGCATTTGAGTTACCAAAAGGTTTTAAAGAGCCTGTAATGCTCGCGGCAACTGATGGAGTTGGTACAAAGTTAAAACTTGCTATTGACTCAGGGATTCACAATACAGTTGGAATTGATTTAGTTGCGATGTGTGTTAATGACCTTCTTTGTAACTTCGGTACTCCATCTTTTTTCTTAGATTATTATGCAACTGGCAAACTTGATGTAAACGTAGCAACAAATGTAGTTGCTGGAATTGCTGAGGGTTGCATAAGAAGCGAATGTGCTCTTATCGGTGGTGAAACTGCTGAAATGCCTGGAATGTACTCTGAAAATGATTATGACTTAGCTGGCTTTGCTGTAGGTGTTGCTGAAAAATCTGAGATGGATAGAGTCTCACTTGTTCGTGCTGGCCATAAGCTTATAGCACTTCCAAGTTCAGGACTTCACTCAAATGGTTTCTCGCTAGCTAGAAAAGTTCTTTTTGAAAAAATGAATTTAGACTTCAATGAAGACTTCAACGGTAAACCCCTTATTGAGACTCTGCTTGAACCTACCAACATCTATGTAAAAACATTCAAAGCACTAAAAAATGAGATAGTGGCTATGGCTCATATTACTGGTGGTGGAATTGTAGAAAATTTACCTCGTGTTTTACCTGAGAACTTAATGGCTGAAGTAAAAAAAGACTCTATAAAAGTTCTTCCAATATTTGAGTTAATAGGTCAACATGTAGATTTAGATGAAATGTATAGAGCATTCAATATGGGTGTCGGTATGATTTTAGTTGTAGAAGATAAAAACGTAAATGCCGTTTTAGCTAAAGCTGAAGGTTCTTACTTGATAGGTGGAATAAAAGAAGGCTCTCGTGAAGCAGTAATGATATAA
- a CDS encoding OmpP1/FadL family transporter → MKRTIKLAVVAALALGATSAFATNGSTMLGMGAKTRGIGGIGIGMGHGAESALSNPALITTIKKDNEISFGGTLFMPDVEVSNTLHDGVSAFTSGSADSDSDMFVIPSVSVASKINDNFYAGVGMWGTGGLGVDYRDTPSVLLGGSNMQMVTALQLMQFGVPLVYVRDNYSIGITPIIQYGSLDIDYEHPGQPSRNASGDLIGGYAVDPGTKYGSGANDDLAFGYNIGLAYETNGITIGAVYKSEIEMEYKGVMSSTISPFVNTQLNPSGYTNDKLSSPAEMGVGVSYNMNEHTIALDWKNINWSDAAGYEDFEWEDQDVISIGYEYATTGWAVRCGYAFADSAVKEQTVTWGASPGGDPLETTYNSAGLSAGTINTFNALGFPGNVESHFTIGGTYKISEMISVDLAAVFAAENEQTFTNFAGQDIKVAHSETSYSFQLNYAF, encoded by the coding sequence ATGAAAAGAACAATTAAATTAGCAGTAGTAGCTGCGTTAGCTTTAGGTGCAACATCGGCATTCGCAACAAATGGTTCAACTATGCTTGGTATGGGTGCAAAAACTCGTGGTATAGGTGGAATCGGTATTGGTATGGGTCATGGCGCAGAGTCTGCCCTATCTAATCCTGCTCTAATTACTACAATTAAGAAAGACAATGAAATCTCTTTTGGTGGAACATTATTTATGCCAGATGTAGAAGTGTCTAATACTCTACACGATGGTGTTTCAGCATTTACTAGTGGTTCAGCTGACAGTGATTCTGATATGTTCGTTATTCCTTCTGTTTCAGTTGCTAGCAAAATTAATGATAACTTTTATGCTGGTGTTGGTATGTGGGGAACAGGTGGCTTAGGTGTTGATTACCGTGATACACCTTCTGTATTACTTGGTGGCTCTAATATGCAAATGGTTACAGCTTTACAACTTATGCAATTTGGTGTTCCTTTGGTTTATGTAAGAGATAATTACTCAATTGGTATTACTCCAATCATACAATATGGTTCATTAGATATTGACTATGAACATCCAGGTCAACCAAGTAGAAATGCTTCAGGAGATCTTATTGGTGGCTATGCAGTTGACCCAGGAACTAAGTATGGCTCAGGCGCAAATGATGATTTAGCATTCGGTTATAACATAGGTCTTGCTTATGAGACTAATGGGATTACAATTGGTGCTGTATATAAATCAGAGATAGAAATGGAGTATAAGGGTGTTATGAGTAGCACAATTAGCCCTTTTGTTAATACTCAACTTAATCCTTCCGGATACACTAATGATAAGCTTTCTAGTCCAGCTGAAATGGGTGTTGGTGTTAGTTACAATATGAATGAGCATACTATTGCACTTGATTGGAAAAATATTAACTGGTCTGATGCTGCAGGTTATGAAGATTTTGAGTGGGAAGACCAGGATGTAATTTCTATTGGTTATGAATATGCAACAACTGGCTGGGCTGTTCGTTGTGGTTACGCTTTTGCTGATAGTGCAGTAAAAGAGCAAACTGTAACATGGGGTGCTTCACCAGGTGGAGATCCACTTGAAACTACATACAACAGTGCTGGATTATCAGCAGGAACAATTAATACATTTAATGCATTAGGTTTCCCAGGGAATGTTGAATCACACTTTACAATTGGTGGAACTTATAAGATAAGTGAAATGATTTCTGTTGATTTAGCTGCTGTATTTGCTGCTGAGAATGAGCAAACTTTTACGAATTTTGCTGGACAAGATATTAAAGTGGCTCACTCAGAAACAAGTTACAGTTTCCAACTTAACTACGCTTTCTAG
- a CDS encoding Bax inhibitor-1/YccA family protein — protein MGLYDRDYARGNASTYTTNTKSDTQLISFVKETYKLFAASMMAGAVGAYVGVPMAGTIAAYFFPLFILEIGLLIGLHFVKHKPGINLMVMFGFVFMTGLMLAPLLSRTLGISGGGTIVGNAFAMTSVIFGAMSFYAIKTTKDFSGYGKPLMIALVVIIVFSVINMFMGSPLMSILISGVVVVLFSILVTYDTQNIIKGAYETPIDGAIALYLDFLNIFTALLHLLGIFRGDD, from the coding sequence ATGGGACTTTACGATCGTGATTATGCAAGAGGCAATGCTTCTACTTATACTACTAATACTAAGAGTGACACGCAATTAATTTCTTTTGTAAAAGAGACTTATAAATTGTTTGCTGCTTCAATGATGGCTGGTGCCGTTGGCGCTTATGTAGGGGTACCAATGGCTGGAACTATTGCAGCATATTTTTTTCCTCTATTTATTTTAGAGATTGGACTTTTAATTGGACTGCATTTTGTAAAACATAAACCAGGCATTAATCTAATGGTAATGTTTGGCTTTGTATTTATGACAGGTCTAATGTTAGCACCTCTACTTTCTCGTACGCTTGGAATAAGTGGTGGCGGTACTATTGTTGGAAATGCTTTTGCTATGACATCAGTTATATTTGGAGCTATGAGTTTTTATGCAATTAAAACAACAAAAGATTTTTCAGGATATGGAAAACCTCTTATGATTGCTTTAGTTGTGATAATTGTTTTTTCTGTAATAAATATGTTTATGGGCAGTCCATTGATGTCAATACTAATCTCTGGAGTTGTTGTTGTACTGTTTAGTATCTTGGTAACATATGATACTCAAAATATTATCAAAGGTGCTTATGAAACACCTATTGATGGTGCTATTGCACTTTACTTAGATTTCTTAAATATTTTTACAGCTCTTCTTCATTTGCTTGGTATATTTAGAGGCGATGACTAA
- a CDS encoding thiamine-phosphate pyrophosphorylase: MTNQLSPELFRVIDANLNRLKEGIRVVEDIMRYRDNNKEISTKLKLLRHKSKIKESIELLKYRDSINDVQRATIKSELNRPDIDSIIIANLKRAQESSRVLEELYKLQSIEYSENFKYIRYELYTIEKEILIETSE; this comes from the coding sequence ATGACTAATCAACTTTCGCCCGAACTATTTCGGGTGATTGATGCAAATCTAAACCGCCTCAAAGAGGGGATTAGAGTTGTTGAAGATATAATGAGATACCGCGATAACAATAAAGAGATATCAACAAAACTAAAACTCCTAAGACACAAGTCAAAAATCAAAGAATCTATAGAATTACTTAAATATCGTGACAGCATTAATGATGTTCAACGAGCAACTATAAAGAGTGAATTAAACCGTCCAGACATAGATAGTATTATTATTGCCAATCTAAAAAGAGCCCAAGAGTCATCGAGGGTTCTAGAAGAGTTATATAAACTTCAGAGTATTGAGTATAGTGAAAACTTTAAATATATAAGATATGAATTGTATACTATAGAGAAGGAAATTTTAATTGAGACTTCTGAGTAA
- a CDS encoding MBL fold metallo-hydrolase, which yields MIKKMINPLVVSAIALLPMMTACSDSSKTEASAAAATTAKTVKSDEFNYKLKPKQVSDNVWCFFGAIEAPTKENAGNMANNCYVKTDDSFVVFDTGPSFIFAKQAYEAMSKVAGALPVKVVVNSHEHDDHWLGNDFYKQKFGAELIGPSVINTKYKAGDKTRMYRVLPKNAIAGTNIIKVDRTLTENYKFNVKGIDFEVITIGVKAHTAEDYFLFMPKSKVLFAGDLVMNGRITSGRDGAVLGQIKALDMIDAKGWETLIPGHGFITDKTAVNEARDYFTFMRDRVAKAIEDDVDAADIQKAVPMAEFKEKAMYDILHNNNLDFAYQEIEMME from the coding sequence ATGATAAAAAAAATGATTAATCCATTAGTAGTATCTGCAATTGCTTTACTTCCAATGATGACAGCTTGTTCAGACTCTTCAAAAACTGAAGCTTCTGCAGCAGCTGCGACAACTGCTAAGACTGTAAAAAGTGATGAATTTAATTACAAATTAAAGCCAAAGCAAGTCAGTGATAATGTATGGTGTTTCTTTGGGGCAATAGAGGCACCAACAAAAGAAAATGCTGGTAATATGGCAAATAACTGTTACGTTAAAACAGATGACAGTTTTGTAGTATTTGATACAGGTCCATCTTTTATATTTGCTAAACAAGCTTATGAAGCTATGAGTAAAGTTGCCGGTGCTCTGCCAGTTAAAGTTGTTGTAAACTCACATGAGCATGACGACCATTGGTTAGGTAATGATTTTTATAAACAAAAGTTTGGTGCAGAATTGATTGGGCCATCAGTAATTAACACTAAGTATAAAGCTGGTGATAAAACTAGAATGTATAGAGTTTTACCAAAAAATGCAATTGCTGGCACAAATATTATTAAAGTTGATAGAACACTTACAGAGAACTACAAGTTTAATGTAAAAGGTATTGATTTTGAAGTTATAACAATAGGCGTTAAAGCACACACTGCTGAGGATTATTTTCTTTTTATGCCAAAATCAAAAGTATTATTTGCTGGTGACTTGGTTATGAATGGCCGTATTACTTCAGGTCGTGATGGTGCGGTTCTTGGTCAAATCAAAGCACTTGATATGATTGATGCTAAAGGTTGGGAAACACTAATTCCAGGACATGGTTTTATAACAGATAAGACAGCCGTTAATGAAGCAAGAGACTACTTTACATTTATGAGAGATAGAGTTGCTAAAGCTATCGAAGATGATGTAGATGCTGCTGATATTCAAAAGGCAGTACCAATGGCAGAATTTAAAGAAAAAGCAATGTACGATATTTTACACAACAACAATCTTGATTTTGCATATCAAGAGATTGAGATGATGGAATAA
- the soxZ gene encoding thiosulfate oxidation carrier complex protein SoxZ: MKVKAKLKKGVVEVKVLAKSPMAGKEEAKLKKINVEFITHMTAKLNGTVVWEASTGPFLSKDPYFQFSFTGAKEGDTIDIDWVNNLGKTAKASKKIK, encoded by the coding sequence ATGAAAGTAAAAGCAAAGTTAAAAAAAGGCGTAGTAGAAGTTAAAGTTTTAGCTAAAAGCCCAATGGCTGGTAAAGAAGAAGCAAAACTTAAAAAAATCAATGTAGAGTTTATCACTCACATGACTGCAAAATTAAACGGTACAGTTGTATGGGAGGCGTCTACAGGACCATTCCTATCTAAAGATCCTTATTTTCAATTTTCATTCACTGGAGCAAAAGAAGGTGATACTATTGATATTGACTGGGTTAATAATTTAGGTAAAACTGCTAAAGCAAGTAAGAAAATTAAATAG
- the soxY gene encoding thiosulfate oxidation carrier protein SoxY, with product MQRRKFLSLGAVAAAASVLPASLSATDFRATAPKAWEAAGSKEAIEALFGKAPMIDGKIKIKAPKLAENGGAVPIGISSKLAVESVALFQDANPRSAVVVFELGENGVFDIKTKIKMRKTANVTVVAKGRDGKLYSAVQKVEVSIGGCGG from the coding sequence ATGCAAAGAAGAAAATTTTTAAGTTTAGGTGCAGTAGCTGCTGCTGCATCAGTATTACCAGCTAGCTTAAGTGCTACAGATTTCAGAGCGACTGCTCCAAAAGCTTGGGAAGCTGCCGGAAGTAAAGAGGCTATTGAAGCATTATTCGGAAAAGCTCCTATGATTGACGGTAAAATCAAGATTAAAGCTCCTAAACTAGCTGAAAATGGTGGCGCTGTGCCAATCGGAATTAGTTCTAAATTAGCAGTAGAGTCTGTTGCTTTATTTCAAGATGCTAATCCTAGATCTGCTGTTGTAGTATTTGAATTAGGTGAAAATGGTGTTTTTGACATTAAAACTAAAATCAAAATGAGAAAAACTGCTAATGTAACTGTTGTTGCAAAAGGTAGAGATGGTAAATTATACTCAGCTGTACAAAAAGTAGAAGTTTCTATTGGTGGTTGTGGAGGTTGA